A genomic region of Microtus ochrogaster isolate Prairie Vole_2 unplaced genomic scaffold, MicOch1.0 UNK73, whole genome shotgun sequence contains the following coding sequences:
- the LOC101994841 gene encoding olfactory receptor 52D1-like: protein MELDSALLSLNQTVSGPGPFILLGVPGLEGLHGWIAVPVCLLYLASLVGNTLLLGLVAVDKTLQAPMYQLLGLLAAADLILATSTVPKALAVLWGLSDEISFAGCLAQLFVAHVAFIAESSVLLAMAVDRYVAICQPLRYGALLSQRVVGMVAVAAVTRGACVMAPPVVLLQRLPYCGHRALPHTYCEHMGVARLACGDTRPNIWYGLATTLLSPALDLGLIGASYALILRAVCRLPSSGARYKTLGTCGAHAGVIVLFYTPALFSFLAHRFGHHTVPGHIHILLANLYVVVPPALNPVVYGVRTKQITQRLRHLLQRARKVGTDMPAVPHTLSV from the coding sequence ATGGAGCTGGATTCTGCACTCCTCAGCCTGAATCAGACAGTTTCTGGGCCCGGGCCCTTTATCCTGCTGGGTGTGCCAGGACTGGAGGGCCTGCATGGCTGGATTGCTGTGCCCGTGTGCCTGCTGTACCTGGCATCCTTGGTAGGGAATACACTTCTCTTGGGGCTGGTGGCAGTGGACAAAACCCTCCAGGCTCCCATGTACCAGCTTCTGGGGCTTCTGGCAGCCGCTGACTTGATTCTGGCAACATCCACGGTGCCTAAAGCCCTAGCTGTGCTCTGGGGCTTGTCGGATGAAATCTCCTTTGCCGGCTGTTTAGCTCAGCTCTTTGTTGCTCACGTGGCCTTCATTGCTGAGTCCTCAGTGCTGCTGGCCATGGCAGtggaccgctatgtggccatctgccagCCTCTACGCTATGGGGCTCTGCTGAGCCAGCGTGTGGTGGGCATGGTGGCTGTAGCAGCTGTGACGCGTGGCGCCTGTGTCATGGCACCCCCTGTGGTCCTTCTGCAGAGACTCCCTTACTGTGGGCATCGGGCCTTGCCTCACACATACTGCGAGCACATGGGTGTGGCTCGTCTCGCATGTGGCGACACACGTCCCAACATCTGGTATGGACTGGCTACCACactgctctctccagccctggacctAGGGCTCATAGGTGCTTCCTATGCCCTTATACTCCGTGCCGTCTGTCGCCTGCCATCCTCCGGTGCCCGCTACAAGACCTTGGGTACATGTGGGGCCCATGCTGGTGTCATTGTTCTCTTCTACACACctgctctcttttccttcctggctCACCGTTTTGGCCACCACACAGTTCCTGGCCACATCCATATTTTATTGGCTAATCTCTACGTGGTAGTTCCTCCAGCACTTAATCCTGTGGTCTATGGAGTGCGCACAAAGCAGATCACTCAGAGACTTAGACATTTGCTTCAAAGGGCGAGAAAGGTGGGCACCGACATGCCAGCTGTGCCACACACTTTATCTGTGTGA